In a genomic window of Ipomoea triloba cultivar NCNSP0323 chromosome 3, ASM357664v1:
- the LOC116012733 gene encoding defensin-like protein 1 → MAKSYTIFLAFLFCFLIATPTESKVGEEKVCGKLSQTYTGWCDNGGDCDLRCRTNEGAVSGSCHWHDLGMACFCYFNC, encoded by the exons ATGGCAAAATCCTACACCATATTTCTTGCTTTTCTTTTCTGCTTCCTCATAGCGACGCCTACCG AGAGTAAAGTAGGTGAAGAAAAGGTGTGCGGGAAGCTAAGCCAAACGTACACCGGTTGGTGTGATAATGGTGGCGACTGTGATCTCCGTTGCCGGACTAATGAAGGCGCGGTTTCCGGCTCATGTCACTGGCATGACCTTGGAATGGCTTGCTTCTGCTATTTCAATTGCTGA
- the LOC116012731 gene encoding defensin-like protein 1, with protein MAKLSYTIFVALLFCFLITYTGVAARVSAPAPIESEGGEESLCERLSGTWSGQCIVTGNCDNQCRNFEGAVFGACHWNGFAGYSCFCYFNC; from the exons ATGGCAAAATTATCTTACACAATATTTGTTGCTCTTCTTTTCTGCTTCCTCATTACCTATACAG GTGTTGCAGCAAGAGTTTCAGCGCCAGCACCAATAGAGAGTGAAGGGGGCGAAGAAAGTCTATGCGAAAGGCTGAGTGGAACGTGGTCTGGTCAGTGCATCGTTACCggcaactgtgacaaccaatgTAGAAATTTTGAGGGCGCCGTATTCGGGGCATGTCACTGGAATGGCTTTGCTGGATATTCTTGCTTCTGCTATTTCAACTGTTAA